A section of the Salvelinus fontinalis isolate EN_2023a chromosome 33, ASM2944872v1, whole genome shotgun sequence genome encodes:
- the LOC129831524 gene encoding potassium voltage-gated channel subfamily E member 4-like, whose amino-acid sequence MERSDNFTTSQLLPLQRANDASQTDKSNGNAYVYIFIVISFYGVFLVGIMLGYVRSKRREKRRSNVFRRLVHEEEQREWGARQKKHSITMPSFQVSLPFSAGSQGLYEGRVLSSPLACSIEQSSVSSLCSSADVRLAIEEESDSGTAEGPDETLKGSSLDDFAEIQILREEL is encoded by the coding sequence ATGGAGAGGTCAGACAACTTTACAACGTCCCAACTTCTTCCCCTGCAGAGGGCTAATGACGCATCCCAAACTGACAAAAGCAACGGCAACGCATACGTGTACATTTTCATAGTAATCTCGTTTTATGGGGTCTTCCTCGTTGGTATAATGCTGGGCTACGTTCGCTCCAAAAGGCGGGAGAAGAGAAGGTCGAATGTTTTTAGGCGCCTGGTGCACGAGGAGGAGCAGCGGGAATGGGGCGCGCGGCAAAAGAAGCACAGCATCACCATGCCCTCGTTCCAGGTGTCGCTTCCCTTCTCCGCGGGGAGCCAGGGCCTCTATGAAGGAAGGGTCCTGAGCTCCCCTCTGGCCTGCTCCATTGAGCAAAGCAGCGTCAGTTCACTGTGCTCCTCCGCCGACGTGCGCCTCGCCATCGAGGAGGAGTCGGACAGCGGTACGGCGGAGGGACCGGACGAGACCCTGAAGGGCAGCTCTCTCGACGACTTCGCGGAGATACAGATACTCCGAGAGGAACTGTGA